In one window of Dokdonia sp. PRO95 DNA:
- a CDS encoding M14 family zinc carboxypeptidase, which yields MKQTYLKVVILIFVFVFGVMTTSQGQVNLSQAVNHNHTTLNSNGTVKRVIIKTKNPETLKLLYTKGFDFTCGSKGVSTGVQLDLNENEINILKELNIPHQITIDNLTKYISERNNRNLPQAKTELKRLKSISQGKSPSPLANLGQTTRSFSQSSESIPSAIQYDECSEVDWTPQNFTLGSMGGAYNYQEILDQLTLMQQMYPNIISVAKDASPTNQKTHGYTGTNPDIAPQTMWYVKISDNPDTDEAGEPQSLITGAAHAREVSSVMNIIYYMWYILENYNVDPLITNMIDNQELYFIPVINPDGYIYNGIQAPNGGGNQRKNLRPGTGNGQYTQGVDLNRNSPYYWGIDDAGSSPSVISGTYRGPSPASEPETQIIADFVQSKDLKVAINHHSGLNSIVTSSYNGSTSAAPSGREDEFQELMQNVTHYNRYIHGSAPNTLYPANGDFNDWMLGGPPVTTNPSGGGSYTNSGSGKNIIAFTPENGDEFAPDPTHIVPVAKRALRMNLITSLSAGSYAQLHDLTNTDINGLNSTLNFAVEYIGQTLDDLTLTVTPVSSNINSITALPLNSLSNMSKLEQREVSLPITLNGSIQPNELIEYEVTLSNSNYDIYKAVFRKYYNPTILIDADGISNWTGNWVNYTNGYNGSTNAISVVSSGSYGNNQVRTTTLSTLQNFDSSEGYVIQFNAFWDIERNFDLVQLEASTDGTNWTALCGKYNKPAAPTSVNNHFNSTKGGPNNPSNHQESNGIYVYDGDQIVNGVNKWIREEIFIDFENNTTLLGQTGVQLRFRFDSDGSNIRDGYNTDFAGFIFDDFKILALDTYTPELCTETAISSFPYNESFESGLGVWSQDQGDDGEWLRNSRGTPSGSTGPNGANDGTFYLYTEATEDPNAPGENLGNNATAILTSPCFDLSNASSATFNFDYHMFGDNMGNLIVEVLDDENFTWTPLFTQNGNTGATQNQWSSESAALTPYLNKTIKIRFVGTTGNGFSSDMAIDNIELLATIEEPDTVPPTAVCQNITASLGADGTVTILATQIDNGSTDDGTIASLTLDIDTFDCSNVGVNTVTLTVTDTGNNTDTCTATVTIEPYTTAPDGLAISNIEITTASVSWNAAASGDYSLRFRESGTTAFTTQVVSTNTFELANLEPETTYEAQVSAVCSGAANSPYSTVVEFTTKPLCDAITTLPYTENFTADFGIFEQIDGDDGDWLRDNDGTPTGDTGPGTGTGNLLIDGDDYLYVEASAPATTVGGINQGSTAILQSQCLDLTDYTIASLVFNYHMRTAGTFSQRPTLDIVVSEDGGETFSPAVAQLEGADGTGWREETIDLSSFSGKNIKLRLVGNTGVGSFQGDIAIDNLRFIASNTTYIYDAGAWTPQDPSGDATSNDNIEVRSGAPTLSANTVVNNVTILAGATLDLAATTLDVNGDLTNAGDISGASGTLLMTGSSPQEIAGNALEIANLVIDNSDTTQGVTLSTALSINKLLTLTDGTLNTGDTLTLLSNATRTAMIDVITGGTISGNVTTERYIPARRAFRLFSSPVTTVTSINANWQEGVHNTGTSFPTDNMNPNPGYGTHISGSLTGENGFDATASGNGSIFKLDNALQSWQDVTNTDVTTLTAGEPIRLLVRGDRSVNITSNAATPTATTLRATGTLATSPVSFSGSTLNHNAGAFNFIGNPYQASININTTLASSTNVRTGEVWVWDATLGARGQYVTVLLDGSGSSNGANSKNYHYIQPGQAIFTATDATVTDSSTQIVFNEIDKVTGNEVPLYSNSSNAIATSPHLIGRLYRSEHYGEDAGLQDNFVILYNDRYSNDVTPEDVSKFFNIDENMGVLRDGGLLSVDKVAMPTEDDQIQLYNALYRASDYTLDLELYGLTDIETYLKDNHTGVTTLLEEGLNTISFSVDSNMETSLDTKRFEIIYQREVLSTTAEEAVDFTMYPNPITNGRLTITSTAFSGSKVDVIITNLLGQTIMTKEASFNGNKTVIDNLNQLSSGMYILSIENKEIKISHKIVIQ from the coding sequence ATGAAGCAAACCTACTTAAAGGTTGTTATCCTCATTTTTGTGTTTGTATTTGGTGTTATGACTACCTCGCAAGGGCAGGTTAACTTATCACAAGCTGTAAACCACAATCACACTACCTTGAATTCTAATGGTACTGTAAAGCGAGTTATCATTAAGACAAAAAATCCAGAGACATTAAAACTATTATACACGAAAGGCTTTGACTTTACTTGTGGTAGTAAAGGCGTTTCTACAGGGGTACAATTGGATTTAAATGAAAATGAAATTAATATTCTAAAAGAGCTGAATATTCCTCATCAAATTACTATTGATAATTTGACAAAGTACATCAGCGAAAGAAATAATCGTAATCTACCTCAAGCTAAAACTGAATTAAAGAGACTTAAAAGTATTAGCCAAGGAAAGTCTCCTAGCCCTCTTGCTAATTTAGGTCAAACTACAAGATCTTTTAGTCAAAGTTCTGAAAGCATTCCAAGCGCTATTCAATATGACGAATGCAGTGAGGTAGACTGGACTCCTCAAAATTTTACGCTAGGTTCTATGGGAGGGGCTTATAATTACCAAGAAATCTTAGATCAATTAACTCTGATGCAGCAAATGTATCCTAACATTATTTCAGTTGCTAAAGACGCTTCGCCTACTAACCAGAAAACACATGGTTATACTGGAACAAACCCAGATATAGCTCCCCAAACTATGTGGTATGTAAAAATATCTGACAATCCAGATACAGATGAAGCTGGTGAACCTCAGTCATTAATTACGGGAGCAGCTCACGCAAGAGAGGTAAGTAGTGTGATGAATATCATCTACTACATGTGGTATATTTTAGAAAACTATAATGTGGATCCACTTATCACAAATATGATTGATAATCAAGAGCTTTACTTTATACCTGTTATTAATCCTGATGGGTATATTTATAATGGTATTCAAGCTCCTAATGGTGGAGGAAACCAAAGAAAGAACCTTAGACCAGGCACTGGTAATGGACAATACACTCAAGGGGTTGACCTTAATAGAAACTCTCCATACTATTGGGGAATAGATGATGCAGGATCTTCGCCTAGCGTTATATCTGGAACTTATAGAGGTCCATCTCCAGCATCTGAACCAGAAACACAAATCATAGCTGATTTTGTACAGTCCAAAGATTTAAAAGTAGCGATCAATCACCACTCAGGCTTAAATTCAATTGTAACATCATCATATAATGGAAGTACCTCTGCAGCACCTTCTGGTCGTGAAGATGAGTTCCAAGAGCTTATGCAAAATGTAACCCATTACAACCGTTACATCCATGGCTCTGCTCCAAATACATTATATCCAGCTAATGGAGATTTTAATGACTGGATGCTTGGAGGTCCACCAGTGACCACCAACCCATCAGGAGGAGGTTCTTATACTAATTCGGGCTCTGGAAAGAATATTATTGCCTTTACTCCAGAAAATGGCGACGAGTTTGCTCCAGACCCTACACATATTGTACCTGTGGCAAAAAGAGCTTTACGAATGAATTTGATTACCAGTCTATCTGCTGGTAGTTATGCTCAGTTGCACGACCTTACAAATACAGATATAAATGGATTAAATTCTACACTAAACTTCGCAGTTGAATATATAGGTCAGACACTTGATGATTTGACGCTCACAGTTACTCCTGTAAGCTCAAATATCAATAGCATAACAGCACTACCTCTCAATTCATTGAGTAACATGAGTAAGCTAGAACAAAGAGAAGTAAGCTTACCTATAACCCTAAATGGCAGTATTCAGCCTAATGAACTTATAGAATATGAAGTTACTTTAAGCAACAGCAATTATGATATATACAAAGCTGTATTTCGAAAATATTACAACCCTACAATTCTAATAGATGCAGATGGTATCTCAAACTGGACTGGTAATTGGGTAAACTATACTAATGGATATAATGGAAGTACTAATGCAATATCTGTAGTCTCTAGCGGGTCATATGGTAATAACCAAGTACGAACCACTACCTTGAGTACACTACAAAATTTTGACTCTTCAGAGGGTTACGTAATACAATTTAATGCCTTCTGGGATATAGAGCGCAATTTTGATCTAGTACAGCTGGAGGCATCGACAGATGGAACTAACTGGACAGCATTATGTGGTAAGTACAATAAACCTGCTGCACCTACATCTGTTAATAATCATTTTAATAGTACTAAAGGAGGTCCAAATAACCCTAGTAATCATCAAGAATCAAATGGAATCTACGTGTATGATGGTGATCAGATTGTAAATGGCGTTAACAAGTGGATACGAGAAGAAATATTTATCGACTTTGAAAACAACACGACATTATTAGGACAGACTGGAGTGCAACTCCGCTTTAGGTTTGATAGTGATGGAAGCAATATACGCGATGGATATAACACGGATTTTGCTGGTTTTATTTTTGATGATTTTAAAATTTTAGCCTTAGATACTTATACTCCTGAGTTATGTACAGAAACAGCTATCTCAAGTTTCCCTTATAATGAAAGTTTTGAATCCGGACTAGGCGTATGGTCACAAGATCAAGGTGATGATGGAGAGTGGTTAAGAAATTCTAGAGGCACTCCCTCTGGAAGTACAGGTCCAAACGGAGCAAATGATGGAACTTTCTATTTATACACAGAAGCTACAGAAGATCCTAACGCTCCAGGGGAAAACTTAGGTAATAATGCTACAGCAATATTAACAAGTCCTTGTTTTGATTTATCTAATGCCTCTAGTGCGACTTTCAACTTTGACTACCATATGTTTGGAGACAATATGGGGAATTTAATTGTAGAAGTACTTGATGATGAAAACTTCACATGGACGCCTCTATTTACACAAAATGGAAATACTGGAGCTACACAAAACCAATGGAGTTCGGAAAGTGCAGCATTAACACCATATTTAAATAAAACTATTAAAATAAGATTTGTAGGAACCACTGGAAATGGCTTCAGTAGTGACATGGCTATCGATAATATAGAACTGTTAGCCACTATAGAAGAACCGGACACTGTACCTCCTACAGCTGTATGTCAAAATATTACTGCTTCATTAGGAGCAGACGGTACGGTAACTATTCTCGCTACACAAATTGACAATGGATCTACAGACGATGGTACAATCGCAAGCTTAACACTAGATATTGATACTTTTGACTGTTCAAACGTTGGTGTAAATACTGTTACTCTTACTGTGACAGATACTGGAAATAATACAGATACTTGTACAGCAACCGTTACAATTGAGCCATATACTACAGCTCCAGATGGTTTGGCTATTTCAAACATAGAAATCACTACAGCGAGCGTAAGTTGGAATGCAGCGGCAAGTGGGGATTATAGTTTACGCTTTCGCGAAAGCGGAACTACAGCCTTTACGACGCAAGTTGTTTCTACAAACACATTTGAACTAGCAAATCTAGAACCTGAAACTACTTATGAAGCCCAAGTAAGCGCAGTATGTTCTGGCGCAGCAAATTCACCATATAGTACCGTTGTAGAATTCACTACAAAACCATTGTGCGATGCAATTACAACTTTACCTTATACTGAAAACTTCACAGCAGACTTCGGGATTTTTGAACAAATAGATGGTGATGATGGTGATTGGTTGAGAGATAATGATGGAACTCCAACAGGAGATACTGGACCAGGAACAGGAACAGGTAATTTGCTAATTGATGGTGATGACTATTTATATGTAGAAGCATCTGCACCCGCCACAACAGTTGGCGGTATTAATCAAGGTAGTACTGCCATATTACAATCACAATGTTTAGACCTTACAGATTATACTATCGCAAGTTTAGTTTTCAACTATCACATGAGAACAGCAGGCACATTCTCCCAAAGACCAACATTGGACATTGTTGTAAGTGAAGATGGCGGAGAAACTTTTAGTCCGGCAGTTGCTCAACTAGAAGGCGCTGACGGAACAGGCTGGAGAGAAGAGACTATTGACTTATCATCATTTTCAGGAAAAAATATCAAACTTAGGTTGGTAGGTAATACAGGAGTAGGAAGTTTTCAAGGAGATATAGCTATAGATAATTTACGTTTTATCGCTTCAAATACAACCTACATTTACGACGCAGGAGCTTGGACACCACAAGATCCAAGTGGTGACGCTACAAGTAATGATAATATCGAAGTACGTTCTGGCGCTCCTACCCTATCTGCAAATACAGTAGTAAATAATGTAACAATACTTGCTGGTGCAACATTAGATCTAGCAGCTACTACTCTGGATGTAAATGGTGACCTTACTAATGCGGGTGACATCTCAGGAGCAAGTGGTACACTTTTAATGACGGGAAGCTCTCCTCAAGAAATTGCAGGTAATGCTCTTGAAATTGCCAACTTAGTTATTGATAATAGTGATACCACTCAAGGTGTTACCTTAAGCACGGCACTTTCAATCAATAAATTATTGACATTAACAGATGGAACTCTTAATACTGGAGATACACTCACCTTATTGAGTAATGCTACAAGAACTGCAATGATCGATGTTATCACTGGAGGTACTATCTCTGGTAATGTAACTACAGAAAGATACATTCCAGCAAGGAGGGCTTTTAGATTATTTTCTAGTCCAGTAACCACAGTGACAAGTATCAATGCAAACTGGCAAGAAGGTGTTCATAATACAGGCACGTCTTTTCCTACCGATAACATGAATCCTAACCCAGGTTATGGTACTCATATCTCAGGTTCCTTAACAGGTGAAAATGGCTTTGATGCTACAGCTTCTGGAAATGGATCTATTTTTAAATTAGACAATGCTTTGCAGTCTTGGCAAGATGTTACCAATACAGATGTAACTACCTTGACTGCTGGTGAACCTATTAGACTTCTAGTAAGAGGTGATCGTAGTGTTAACATTACAAGTAACGCTGCAACTCCTACTGCCACAACATTAAGAGCGACAGGAACTCTCGCTACCTCACCTGTCAGTTTCAGTGGTAGCACACTTAACCATAATGCTGGAGCTTTTAACTTTATAGGAAATCCATACCAAGCTTCCATAAATATCAATACGACACTAGCCTCTTCTACAAATGTGAGAACTGGTGAAGTTTGGGTATGGGATGCTACACTAGGCGCTAGAGGGCAATATGTAACTGTTCTTTTAGACGGAAGTGGTTCTAGTAATGGAGCTAATTCTAAAAACTACCATTACATACAACCAGGACAAGCTATATTTACAGCAACAGACGCTACTGTAACAGATAGCAGTACTCAAATTGTGTTCAACGAGATAGATAAAGTCACAGGTAATGAAGTGCCTCTTTACAGCAACTCATCAAATGCGATTGCAACATCACCACACCTCATAGGTAGATTATACAGAAGTGAACACTATGGTGAAGACGCAGGTCTACAAGACAACTTTGTAATTCTGTATAATGATCGTTATAGTAATGACGTAACTCCAGAAGATGTTTCAAAGTTCTTCAATATCGATGAGAACATGGGCGTTTTAAGAGATGGAGGCTTACTAAGCGTTGATAAAGTAGCTATGCCTACAGAAGACGACCAGATACAACTTTACAATGCTTTATATCGTGCAAGCGATTACACCTTAGACCTTGAGCTTTATGGACTCACAGACATAGAAACATATCTCAAGGATAATCATACAGGTGTTACTACCTTACTAGAAGAAGGATTAAACACTATCTCCTTTAGCGTTGACAGTAATATGGAGACAAGTTTAGATACAAAGCGCTTTGAAATTATATATCAGCGCGAGGTGTTATCAACCACAGCTGAGGAAGCCGTTGATTTTACAATGTATCCTAATCCTATCACAAATGGAAGATTAACTATTACCTCTACTGCATTTTCCGGAAGCAAGGTAGATGTGATAATCACAAATTTATTAGGACAAACGATAATGACCAAGGAGGCATCATTCAATGGTAATAAGACTGTAATTGATAATCTTAACCAACTAAGTAGCGGTATGTACATACTATCTATAGAGAATAAAGAAATCAAGATTTCTCATAAAATTGTTATTCAATAA